A genomic segment from Eulemur rufifrons isolate Redbay chromosome 19, OSU_ERuf_1, whole genome shotgun sequence encodes:
- the SOCS5 gene encoding suppressor of cytokine signaling 5, translating to MDKVGKMWNNFKYRCQNLFSHEGGSRGESVDMNSNRCLSVKEKNISVVDSAPQQQSSPLRENVALQLGLSPSKNSSRRNQNCATEIPQIVEISIEKDNDSCVTPGTRLARRDSYSRHAPWGGKKKHSCSTKTQSSLDTDKKFGRTRSGLQRRERRYGVSSVHDMDSVSSRTVGSRSLRQRLQDTVGLCFPMRTYNKQSKPLFSNKRKIHLSELMLEKCPFPAGSDLAQKWHLIKQHTAPVSPHSTFFDTFDPSLVSTEDEEDRLRERRRLSIEEGVDPPPNAQIHTFEATAQVNPLYKLGPKLAPGMTEISGDSSGIPQTNCDSEEDTTTLCLQSRRQKQRQVSGDSHAHVSRQGAWKVHTQIDYIHCLVPDLLQITGNPCYWGVMDRYEAEALLEGKPEGTFLLRDSAQEDYLFSVSFRRYNRSLHARIEQWNHNFSFDAHDPCVFHSSTVTGLLEHYKDPSSCMFFEPLLTISLNRTFPFSLQYICRAVICRCTTYDGIDGLPLPSMLQDFLKEYHYKQKVRVRWLEREPVKAK from the coding sequence ATGGATAAAGTGGGGAAAATGTGGAATAACTTCAAATACAGGTGTCAAAATCTCTTCAGTCATGAGGGAGGAAGCCGTGGTGAAAGTGTGGACATGAACTCCAATAGATGTTTGTCtgtcaaagagaaaaacatcagtGTAGTAGACTCAGCTCCTCAGCAGCAAAGCAGTCCCTTAAGAGAAAATGTTGCCTTACAATTAGGATTAAGCCCTTCGAAGAATTCTTCAAGAAGAAACCAAAATTGTGCCACTGAAATCCCTCAAATTGTTGAAATAAGCATTGAAAAGGATAATGATTCTTGTGTTACCCCAGGAACAAGACTTGCACGAAGGGATTCCTACTCTCGACATGCTCCATGGGGTGGAAAGAAAAAGCATTCCTGTTCTACAAAGACCCAAAGTTCATTGGATACTGATAAAAAGTTTGGTAGAACTCGAAGTGGACTTCAAAGGAGAGAGCGGCGCTATGGTGTAAGCTCTGTACACGACATGGACAGTGTTTCCAGTAGAACCGTAGGCAGTCGCTCTCTGAGACAGAGGTTGCAGGATACTGTGGGCTTGTGTTTTCCCATGAGAACGTATAACAAGCAGTCAAAACCTCTCttttccaataaaagaaaaatacatctttCTGAATTAATGCTTGAGAAATGCCCTTTTCCTGCTGGCTCAGATTTAGCCCAAAAATGGCATTTGATTAAACAGCATACAGCTCCTGTGAGCCCACATTCAACATTTTTTGATACATTTGATCCATCTTTGGTTTCCACAGAAGATGAAGAAGATAGGCTTAGGGAGAGAAGACGGCTTAGTATTGAAGAAGGGGTTGATCCCCCTCCCAATGcacaaatacatacatttgaAGCTACTGCACAGGTTAATCCATTATATAAACTGGGACCAAAGTTAGCTCCTGGAATGACTGAAATAAGTGGGGACAGTTCTGGAATTCCACAAACTAATTGTGACTCGGAAGAGGATACAACCACCCTGTGTTTGCAGTCACGGAGGCAGAAGCAGCGTCAGGTATCTGGAGACAGCCATGCCCATGTTAGCAGACAGGGAGCTTGGAAAGTCCACACACAGATCGATTACATACACTGCCTCGTGCCAGATTTGCTTCAGATTACAGGGAATCCCTGTTACTGGGGAGTGATGGACCGTTATGAAGCAGAAGCCCTTCTTGAAGGGAAGCCTGAAGGCACATTTTTGCTCAGGGACTCTGCGCAGGAGGACTACCTCTTCTCTGTGAGCTTCCGCCGCTACAACAGATCCCTGCATGCCCGAATTGAACAGTGGAATCACAACTTTAGTTTTGATGCACATGACCCATGTGTATTTCACTCCTCCACTGTAACAGGACTTTTAGAACATTATAAAGATCCCAGTTCTTGCATGTTTTTTGAACCATTGCTGACTATATCACTCAATAGGACTTTTCCTTTTAGCCTGCAGTACATCTGTCGCGCAGTCATCTGCAGGTGCACTACGTATGACGGAATCGATGGGCTCCCTTTACCATCAATGttacaggattttttaaaagagtatcaTTATAAACAAAAAGTTAGGGTTCGCTGGTTAGAAAGAGAACCAGTCAAGGCAAAGTAA